Proteins found in one Zea mays cultivar B73 chromosome 1, Zm-B73-REFERENCE-NAM-5.0, whole genome shotgun sequence genomic segment:
- the LOC100282486 gene encoding Thioredoxin-like protein YLS8: MSYLLPHLHSGWAVDQAILAEEERLVIIRFGHDWDETCMQMDEVLAAVAETIKNFAVIYLVDITEVPDFNTMYELYDPSTVMFFFRNKHIMIDLGTGNNNKINWALKDKQEFIDIVETVYRGARKGRGLVIAPKDYSTKYRY, translated from the exons ATGTCGTACCTGCTGCCGCATCTGCACTCGGGGTGGGCGGTGGACCAGGCCATCCTCGCCGAGGAGGAGCGCCTCGTCATCATCCGCTTCGGCCATGACTGGGACGAGACCTGCATGCAG ATGGATGAAGTGCTGGCAGCAGTAGCTGAGACCATAAAGAACTTTGCGGTCATCTACCTTGTTGACATCACAGAGGTCCCTGATTTCAACACCATGTATGAGCTGTACGACCCTTCGACAGTGATGTTCTTCTTCCGGAACAAGCACATCATGATTGATCTCGGGACTGGAAACAACAACAAGATCAACTGGGCCCTGAAGGACAAGCAAGAGTTCATCGACATTGTGGAGACCGTATACAGGGGCGCCCGGAAAGGCCGTGGTCTGGTGATTGCTCCAAAGGACTACTCCACCAAGTACCGTTACTAA